Within Eremothecium cymbalariae DBVPG#7215 chromosome 3, complete sequence, the genomic segment GATAGTAATCGGAATATCTCCACATATGCAATTACTACTTTGTTAAAGACTGGTACCTCAAAAAACATCTCTTCCTTAATTAATACGATTACTAAGTTTATCCACGATGTTTCAGATGACTTTAAAGTTATAATTATTGATTGTATTCGGACGTTGTCTTTGAAGTTCCCTGGAGAATGGAAGAACCTATTGTCGTTCTTGATCGATACTTTAAAAAGTGCTGATGGTGGGTttcaatttaaaaatagtaTTGCTGAGGCCTTATTTGATCTAATTCATTATGTTCCAGAATCAAAAGAACAGGCACTAGAGCATTTGTGTGATTTCATTGAGGATTGTGAGTTTAGTGAAATCTTGGTTAGAATTCTACATCTATTGGGTAAGGAGGGTCCAAACACTAGCAAACCATCCTTATTTGTGAGGCACAATTATAACAGGGTCGTACTAGATAATTCTATCATAAGATCGGCTGCTGTGAGTGCTTTATCAAAGTTTGCCTTGACAAAAGGTGATCCAACATTGGGTCCCTCTATTGAGATCCTGTTGAAAGGTATCGAAATTGACCACGATGATGAAGTGAGAGATAGAGCCACGATTGCATTGAAGTTAATTAACACCTCAAAAACGGATCCTATTGTCGCGgaagaatttattaaacCAACATATGGCTATGATCTTTATGCTCTGGAAAGTAAATTGGCTCAATACTTACATGAAAATCCAGATGGATTTACTAGTCCTTTCGATGCATCTACAATTCCTAAATATACTGAAGACGAAATAAAGGCCATTGAATTGAAAGAGAGGCAACAAAAGATGCTCGCTGCTACAGAAGGCACTAGTGTTAATAATAGCTCCTTGGCTGGTGACAGTAGTGCCCCTAAAGCTACGCAGGATTCCTTAATAGAAACATCTGATGATGAGACATTGAGTTTGAAATATGCTGAACAGATAAATGCTATAGAAGAATTTTCATCGTTTGGTACAATTATTAATAGTTCAAAGCCTGTGTCTTTGACTGAACCAGAGGCAGAATTTACCGTCTTTGGAGTCAAACATTTGTTTGAGGATCATGTAGTATTACAATTTAACATCACAAACACTTTGAAGGATGTTGGCTTAGAAAATGTGGTTGTTGTCTGCAACACTGAGGCTGACTCTAATGAAATAGAGGAGGAATTTACTATTCCTGTGGACAGGTTGTTACCTCATGAAGTTGCTTCCTGCTATGTCTCCTTTAAAAGGCCCAATAAAACCGCAACATACGGATTCTTTAATACCATCAATTTCACCACACTAGAATTAGATCCAGCTACTAATGCACCTTTTGAAGGCGATGAAGGCTTCCAGGATGAATACGAGATTGACACATTGTACTTACAGGCTGGTGACCATATTAAACCATACTTTGTCGGAAATTTCTCTGCAGTTTTGGACGAGTTACCTTATGAGCAGGTCGCTGTTTATAACCTCAAACAatctaattcttcattaCAAGACCTCGTTAATAAGTTGGTGGTTTCCACTAACTGTCTGCCATTGGAAAACTCTCAGTTTGTTTCTAGCGAGACTAATTCACATACACTAAAATTGTTTGGTAAGAAAGTATTCACTGATGACCGCGTTGCTTTGGTTGTGGGGATGATTAAGAGCAAAAAGGGTACTGCATTGAAGGTGCAATGCAAATGTGATGATGAGAGCTTCTGTGTAGATCTTGCCAACGAATTGATTTTGTGAACAATGTAAACTACCTAGTTGTTATGTATCCTCTATGTTGAGATTAGTGGAAtctgatatatatgtgtgtaAAGCTGTGAGTTATAATCAAAGAAcaattaaatataaattCAGTTTTATGCTTTTTGTTAGTTGAATAGGActttcatcttttaaaattaaGATCTTTCATAAAAAAACCCAGTTTAATCATCATGTTAAAATCACTAAAAATGAGCGGTACGAGAATCGAACCCGTGTCTCCACCTTGGAAGGGTGGAATGATAACCACTACACTAACCGCCCATAACTGAGTGTCTTCTGAAAAGTTACTGCTCTAATCAACAGGTAATGGTGGCGTGAATGtgtgtcgtaaaatcaaaagagcatcccgatagttatgatagtcaggctaaggagcatgttgatagtcacgataacaagacaaagaagcagcgaatcagagtcgttaggagactatgaagatgataaccattgtataacagcgaatcagagttgttagaagtgtcaagataaccgctgagctgttatcggctaggaatctgcatagcaagtaagcaagagagcttaagtaggacaacagaaactatataagaagacccaaactagctagattagattagatataggtccagctagatccccagagggtagttgagccagattagagactatataaacagtaactgatcatcaacctaagtattagctggcacgtgacctcaactagtggccctcgacaaGGAAAACCTACAAACTAATCGTGAGATGAGCACGTgacaatatatattatcttcCTTTAAACGCCAGAAGTGTTGGGCAAGTAACCACTGCATGTGGCACCTGAAGTAACGACTTTTGAAGTTCTTTTGCATTCGCAGACCTGTCCGGGATAATCTGAATATTCTGGTTATGACGACAGGGCTTGACGGCTGTACCACTGAGAATGCCAAAAGTTTGCAAATATGCTGCTACATATATAAGAATTCTTGAAACATAAAACTAAATCCAACAAACTAACCTGCAATGTTGTGAATTACAGGTTTGCGGAAATTGCTCTCGGGGACATGTCTATCTAGGAAGTCCACAACTAGGTCGTAGTTCCAGCTCATATAGTGTCAgatttatatatgataGCTTAAGTACAACTTTAGATTGAATCTTTAGAGTTGAATCATTCTCCAGCTGATACTTGCCTTAGAATACGGAACCATGACTTTAGATCAGGTTATGTGTTTCAAACGATGGCTAACCCATAGAGTTTCGGTCAGGAATGCTCTAGTTGAAACCCTTTCTTAAACGGGTTCACCGAGATAGACATGCTATATCTTAAATGAAGTATGTAACTAAGAGCAATACAACTATCTGTTCATTCGTCAATAGGAACGAACGGAGTTGGTTTATTCAACGTAAAAGGGGCGAACACTCTTAGTAGTACATTATATCTGAGGATCGATTTGAGAAGCGATATAAGATCCAACAACACTGTTGAATCATGGATTATCactaaaaatatatacCAAACAAGTGTGATATAGAGCTCAAAACATATCCCTCGATTGATCGAGAGCGTTTGCCATAGAACCAGCATCtgcttttttatttcagtCTGAATGTTTGGCTCGAAAGATTGaattcttgaaaaaaaattttttaaacgGGCCACAAGAACTAGTTTAGATGATGTTTAGCCAGTAGGAATTAACCTGAAAGCAAACCAAAAGAAAGCAGATAATAAAGCAGCAATGCTTTTCAATAGGTTTTCAGGTCTATACACATGCAGGGATTTTTTGCGACCATCCGTAGGGTCCATTCGGTCGATATCTATACTTGGAAGTCTACAGCCCAGTGAGGGCTCTACACATAACTACAAAAGATTGGGAAGAGGTCCGTCTAGTGGAAAGGGTAAGACATCTGGTCGTGGTCAAAAGGGTCAAAAAGCTCGAGGGAAGGTGAAACCATGGTTTGAAGGTGGTCAAACTCCTATTGTCAAGTTGTTTCCCAAGATTGGGTTTACCAATGTTAACTCTCTTAGATTGAGTACGTTAAACTTGGAGCGGATAATGTGGTTTCATAGAAATGGCAGGTTACATTTAGGTCCAGATGAGGTGTTAACGATGAAAGTTATGAAGGATGTTGGGCTAGTTACTGGATCCATTAAAGATGGTGTTAAGATTCTTGGCGGTGGAAAACGTGAGTACAACCTACCCATTAAAATCGAGGCTTCTATGGCATCCAAAGACGCGATTGAGGCGATTGAGGCCGCAGGAGGAGAGTTCACTGCTCGTTATTTCAACAAGTTGGGTTTGAGGGCCCACCTATCTCCACATTGGTTTCTGCAAAAAAGAGGGCGGTTACCTCTTCCTGCTAGACCGACTAAAAGGAAAACCGTTGAATACTATAGTAACATTGAAAAACGTGGTTATTTAGTCAAGGAAAACCATCCTTACTTGACACAGATATTGGCAGCTAGGAAAGCCGGATTAACAAATGTATCCAGAAAAAGTGTAAAGAAATCTGGTCTGGAGAGACAATTGGAAGCCTTGGAGGAGTCTGCTGGTATTTCTTATGAATCTGCAGCATTTAGTTCCACTATAACTAGTCTGGAAAACTCAACCAAGTAATGAATCACTATCACCTTTTGTATCTTACAAATCCagttgaaaaaggaaatcaaaacaaaactcACCAAATTTTCATGTAAATAGGCCCACCTAGATAGTACGTATATATTTATGCAAAATAATCTTGTCTTAGTTTAGTGCTTTACAActataaaaaatcaaaaacgGTAAACTTGATATTTATATCACCATTTTAAGCCATTTTAAGaaccaaaaccaaaaccaaaacagaCCAGCAGTCCTTACCATCTTCATAATATTCTTTGGAATAGATAATGCTATCTTTCACGAACCTCAATCATCTATTGACTAATCAGAAGAGCCGCTCATCCTCTGCTCTAAAACTTTTAAAGCCAActgctttcttctttcttcagCTGTAAGAACTCTCTTAGCCCCCCTGGATTCCATCAAAGTGTTCCCCATCTCTACATCGTGAGCTACAAAAGGTTCTCTCCAGCGGAAACGCACGAtcaaaatatcataaaTCTTGTTAAGTATCGGTTGTAAAATGGGCTTGAATAAATCAGGAAAGAAATAGACCAGCTGGAACGTATCTGACGCATCTCCAACAATCTCATCGCTTGAAATGTCGCCTGTGATAGCTGAAGGTAACACTTGGTAGAATCTCAAATATACCCAGCATACAAAAAACGTAGTCCAAATAGGTAGCAACTCCAAAAAACGTTGGCGCCAAAACAGTTCCGAAACCGTGAGAACAAACATTATGAATATTGGAAGAAGCTTGAACCTaaagtttttggaaataaatggcaaatttttgatttcaaaaagagTCGTCTCCGGAAGCAACTGCTTGTAAACTATCGAATATCCaattatcatcatataaTTCCCA encodes:
- the MRPL10 gene encoding mitochondrial 54S ribosomal protein uL15m (similar to Ashbya gossypii AEL078C) produces the protein MLFNRFSGLYTCRDFLRPSVGSIRSISILGSLQPSEGSTHNYKRLGRGPSSGKGKTSGRGQKGQKARGKVKPWFEGGQTPIVKLFPKIGFTNVNSLRLSTLNLERIMWFHRNGRLHLGPDEVLTMKVMKDVGLVTGSIKDGVKILGGGKREYNLPIKIEASMASKDAIEAIEAAGGEFTARYFNKLGLRAHLSPHWFLQKRGRLPLPARPTKRKTVEYYSNIEKRGYLVKENHPYLTQILAARKAGLTNVSRKSVKKSGLERQLEALEESAGISYESAAFSSTITSLENSTK
- the SEC21 gene encoding coatomer subunit gamma (similar to Ashbya gossypii AEL193W), with protein sequence MSTHTYKKFEESNAGGLPDKMTVYQDCLNEFNESPVSPKKCRLLLSRLLKLLSHGDTFPPNEATALFFSISKLFQHPNNSLRQVVYLAIKELCMISEDVLMATSSIMKDVQNGSDLVKPNAIRSLTRVLDESTAFSAERLFKSAVVSKDPSISSAALVSSYHLLPIAESTVRRYANEMQETVSDLKTHQHTGSSTEYYRGSSYMSQYHALGLLCKLKSHDKVAMMKLVQQFSSGNILREQLAQIQLVRLVHELLVMDNQLIPEFVPLLSNWVSSGRQSVQLETCKLISALAIHMPTDLFDSMIRTLQMMLAVPHVSFRFAAVRLLNKISMSAPEKIVICNPELESLINDSNRNISTYAITTLLKTGTSKNISSLINTITKFIHDVSDDFKVIIIDCIRTLSLKFPGEWKNLLSFLIDTLKSADGGFQFKNSIAEALFDLIHYVPESKEQALEHLCDFIEDCEFSEILVRILHLLGKEGPNTSKPSLFVRHNYNRVVLDNSIIRSAAVSALSKFALTKGDPTLGPSIEILLKGIEIDHDDEVRDRATIALKLINTSKTDPIVAEEFIKPTYGYDLYALESKLAQYLHENPDGFTSPFDASTIPKYTEDEIKAIELKERQQKMLAATEGTSVNNSSLAGDSSAPKATQDSLIETSDDETLSLKYAEQINAIEEFSSFGTIINSSKPVSLTEPEAEFTVFGVKHLFEDHVVLQFNITNTLKDVGLENVVVVCNTEADSNEIEEEFTIPVDRLLPHEVASCYVSFKRPNKTATYGFFNTINFTTLELDPATNAPFEGDEGFQDEYEIDTLYLQAGDHIKPYFVGNFSAVLDELPYEQVAVYNLKQSNSSLQDLVNKLVVSTNCLPLENSQFVSSETNSHTLKLFGKKVFTDDRVALVVGMIKSKKGTALKVQCKCDDESFCVDLANELIL